A single genomic interval of Microbacterium sp. LWO14-1.2 harbors:
- a CDS encoding APC family permease yields the protein MALPIFASDALSSVAYAPQELVMILLIGGLTFLSFTPLVATAVVVLLIVVVLSYRQLIKAYPSGGGDYEVASKNLGEIPGVIVASALLVDYILTVAVSVASGVDNIISAVPGLDPFRVELAVGFVILIIIVNLRGVREASLVFAIPTYVFIGSVGFMIVTGLIRTFLGDAPVASSAEFAVHSEDLGQAAVILLILRAFSSGCSALTGVEAVSNGVPAFRTPKIRNAQTTLVLMGSIAACLFAGLTALALIAGVHYAENPCDLVGFDCSNPQPSLMAQIASATFGGGSILFFIIQAATACVLLLAANTAFNGFPLLGSVLARDGYAPKSLNTRGDRLVFSNGMIVLGIAAIAVLVVFQARLTTLIQLYIIGVFVSFSLGQIGMVRHWRRVLRGPAEDAKDAGIDGASASDRRSAKVGLVINTAGAILTVLVLVIVTITKFTHGAYLVFFAIPILAFLMMGVKRYYRDVEHEIAIDDTTKFGATGDLAIVLVNRLQKPVAKAVDYAVAAKHDKTIGLHVAVASDDVAELQREWRDHLVPIPLVIVESPYRAFAQPVAQFIKQYRAKHGASVVTVYLPQYIVGHWWETFLHNRRARRMANQLMLVHGVTITLVPWLLDSSELIYGRRSRPLPGQERAGRPVVVSGRRAHRPEGPPEA from the coding sequence ATGGCGCTGCCGATCTTCGCGTCGGATGCGCTGAGCTCCGTGGCCTACGCGCCGCAGGAGCTCGTGATGATCCTGCTCATCGGCGGTCTGACGTTCCTCTCCTTCACGCCGCTGGTCGCCACGGCGGTCGTCGTGCTGCTCATCGTGGTGGTGCTGAGCTACCGCCAGCTCATCAAGGCCTACCCGTCGGGGGGTGGCGACTACGAGGTCGCGTCGAAGAACCTCGGCGAGATCCCCGGCGTGATCGTGGCATCCGCTCTGCTCGTCGACTACATCCTCACGGTCGCGGTGTCGGTCGCGTCGGGTGTCGACAACATCATCTCCGCCGTGCCGGGACTCGACCCGTTCCGCGTCGAGCTCGCGGTCGGCTTCGTGATCCTCATCATCATCGTGAACCTGCGCGGGGTCCGCGAGGCGTCGCTCGTGTTCGCGATCCCGACTTACGTGTTCATCGGGTCGGTCGGCTTCATGATCGTGACGGGTCTCATCCGCACGTTCCTCGGCGATGCGCCCGTGGCGTCGAGCGCCGAGTTCGCCGTGCACTCCGAAGACCTCGGCCAGGCGGCCGTGATCCTCCTGATCCTGCGCGCCTTCTCGAGCGGATGCTCCGCCCTCACCGGCGTCGAGGCCGTATCGAACGGCGTGCCCGCGTTCCGCACCCCGAAGATCCGCAACGCCCAGACCACCCTCGTGCTCATGGGGTCGATCGCGGCATGCCTGTTCGCCGGACTCACGGCGCTCGCACTGATCGCCGGCGTGCACTACGCCGAGAACCCCTGCGACCTGGTCGGCTTCGACTGCTCGAACCCGCAGCCGAGCCTCATGGCGCAGATCGCCTCCGCGACGTTCGGCGGCGGCAGCATCCTGTTCTTCATCATCCAGGCGGCGACCGCGTGCGTACTGCTGCTCGCCGCCAACACGGCGTTCAACGGGTTCCCGCTGCTCGGGTCGGTGCTCGCGCGCGACGGCTACGCGCCGAAGTCGCTGAACACCCGCGGCGACCGGCTCGTGTTCTCGAACGGCATGATCGTGCTCGGCATCGCCGCGATCGCCGTGCTCGTCGTGTTCCAGGCGCGGCTGACGACCCTCATCCAGCTCTACATCATCGGCGTCTTCGTGTCGTTCTCGCTCGGACAGATCGGCATGGTCAGACATTGGCGACGCGTCCTGCGCGGGCCGGCGGAGGACGCCAAGGATGCCGGGATCGACGGCGCCTCGGCATCCGATCGCCGCTCGGCGAAGGTCGGGCTCGTGATCAACACGGCCGGCGCGATCCTCACGGTGCTCGTGCTGGTGATCGTGACGATCACGAAGTTCACGCACGGCGCGTACCTCGTGTTCTTCGCGATCCCGATCCTGGCGTTCCTGATGATGGGTGTGAAGCGGTACTACCGCGACGTCGAGCACGAGATCGCGATCGACGACACGACGAAGTTCGGCGCGACGGGCGACCTCGCCATCGTGCTCGTCAACCGTCTGCAGAAGCCCGTCGCGAAGGCCGTCGACTACGCGGTGGCCGCCAAGCACGACAAGACGATCGGACTGCACGTCGCCGTGGCATCCGATGACGTGGCCGAGCTGCAGCGCGAATGGCGCGACCACCTCGTGCCGATCCCGCTCGTGATCGTCGAGTCGCCCTACCGCGCCTTCGCGCAGCCGGTGGCGCAGTTCATCAAGCAGTACCGGGCGAAGCACGGCGCGTCGGTCGTGACCGTGTACCTGCCGCAGTACATCGTGGGGCACTGGTGGGAGACGTTCCTGCACAACCGTCGCGCCCGCCGCATGGCCAATCAGCTCATGCTCGTGCACGGCGTGACGATCACGCTCGTGCCGTGGCTGCTCGACTCGTCGGAGCTCATCTACGGACGCCGGTCGCGTCCGCTGCCCGGCCAGGAGCGCGCCGGCCGCCCCGTGGTCGTGAGCGGTCGCCGGGCGCACCGGCCGGAGGGTCCGCCCGAGGCGTGA
- a CDS encoding GNAT family protein, whose protein sequence is MSAHEVWPVRTERLQVRPMTAADIDVMWEWRRLPDVNRWLGLAPDTIEAFRERYLDPDRLAAMHLIELVAADSGATAIGDVMIRIGDGWAQLEVADQAKGVEAELGWVLDPAHTGQGYATEAIRAVIDTCFGPLGLRRVHAGCFADNEPSWRLMERLGMRREEFSRKTALHRSGEWLDGMNYGILAEEWAAI, encoded by the coding sequence ATGAGCGCGCACGAGGTCTGGCCTGTCCGCACCGAACGGCTGCAGGTGCGCCCGATGACCGCGGCCGACATCGACGTGATGTGGGAGTGGCGGCGCCTGCCCGACGTGAACCGCTGGCTGGGGCTCGCGCCCGACACGATCGAGGCGTTCCGCGAGCGGTACCTCGACCCCGACCGGCTCGCGGCGATGCACCTGATCGAACTCGTCGCCGCCGACAGCGGCGCCACCGCGATCGGCGACGTGATGATCCGGATCGGCGACGGATGGGCGCAGCTCGAGGTCGCCGACCAGGCGAAGGGCGTCGAGGCGGAGCTCGGCTGGGTGCTCGATCCCGCGCACACCGGACAGGGCTATGCGACCGAGGCGATCCGCGCTGTCATCGACACGTGCTTCGGGCCCCTCGGGCTGCGCCGCGTGCACGCCGGATGCTTCGCCGACAACGAGCCGTCGTGGCGCCTCATGGAGAGGCTCGGCATGCGGCGCGAGGAGTTCAGCCGCAAGACCGCCCTGCACCGCTCCGGCGAGTGGCTCGACGGCATGAACTACGGCATCCTCGCGGAGGAGTGGGCAGCGATCTGA
- a CDS encoding SLC13 family permease, which produces MSATRRRPGPGTIIVLVLVAIALVCLVSGILPAPDAGALGARITPVLGFVVAITIVAELARDAAVFDLVAQRLARWGRGRVIALWASVVVLAVVSTVFLSLDTTAVIVTPVVVVLAQSIGVSPLPFAFATVWLANTASLALPVSNLTNLLAAPAIGESPASFLALSWAPTLVGIVVPVALLTIVHRRTLFGGYRMPSAAAPSDRVLFWGAAGILILLMPLLALTHDVWIPATVAAVLLVVLFAVRRPHVLRLSLVPWQAIGLAASLFVLVETAHANGILDVLSALATDGHGVGQLLGLASAGALAANGVNNLPAYLILEPAASDPVTLMALLIGVNLGPLITPWASLATLLWHHRVVSLGVEIRWRTLMLWGAAVAVPTVVIATLVLALVAG; this is translated from the coding sequence GTGAGCGCGACGCGACGCCGGCCGGGGCCGGGCACCATCATCGTCCTGGTGCTGGTCGCCATCGCCCTCGTCTGCCTCGTCAGCGGCATCCTCCCCGCACCGGATGCCGGGGCGCTCGGCGCACGGATCACGCCCGTCCTCGGATTCGTCGTCGCCATCACGATCGTCGCCGAGCTCGCGCGCGATGCGGCGGTGTTCGACCTCGTCGCCCAGCGCCTGGCCCGCTGGGGTCGCGGACGCGTCATCGCCCTCTGGGCCTCGGTCGTCGTGCTCGCGGTCGTGAGCACGGTGTTCCTGTCGCTCGACACGACCGCCGTGATCGTCACACCCGTGGTCGTCGTGCTGGCGCAGAGCATCGGCGTCTCACCGCTGCCCTTCGCGTTCGCGACCGTGTGGCTCGCGAACACGGCCTCCCTCGCGCTGCCCGTCTCGAACCTCACGAACCTGCTCGCGGCGCCCGCGATCGGCGAGTCCCCGGCATCCTTCCTCGCGCTGAGCTGGGCGCCGACTCTCGTCGGCATCGTCGTCCCGGTCGCCCTCCTGACGATCGTGCACCGCCGCACGCTCTTCGGCGGATATCGGATGCCGTCGGCCGCCGCACCGTCCGATCGCGTGCTGTTCTGGGGAGCAGCCGGCATCCTGATCCTCCTCATGCCGCTGCTGGCGCTCACCCACGACGTGTGGATTCCGGCGACCGTCGCCGCCGTGCTGCTCGTGGTGCTGTTCGCCGTGCGTCGGCCGCACGTGCTGCGCCTGTCGCTCGTGCCGTGGCAGGCGATCGGCCTCGCGGCCTCGCTGTTCGTGCTGGTCGAGACAGCGCACGCGAACGGCATCCTCGACGTCCTCTCCGCCCTCGCGACCGACGGTCACGGGGTGGGGCAGCTGCTCGGACTCGCGTCGGCGGGGGCGCTCGCCGCCAACGGGGTCAACAACCTGCCCGCGTATCTGATCCTCGAACCTGCGGCTTCCGACCCCGTCACGCTCATGGCGCTGCTGATCGGCGTGAATCTCGGACCCCTCATCACCCCGTGGGCGTCGCTCGCGACGCTGCTCTGGCATCACCGGGTCGTGTCTCTGGGGGTCGAGATCCGCTGGCGCACGCTCATGCTGTGGGGTGCGGCGGTGGCCGTGCCGACGGTGGTGATCGCGACCCTCGTGCTCGCGCTCGTCGCCGGCTGA
- the kdpF gene encoding K(+)-transporting ATPase subunit F — protein sequence MIVFEIIGAALAVAAAVYLVVALVAPEKF from the coding sequence GTGATCGTCTTCGAGATCATCGGCGCGGCCCTCGCCGTCGCCGCCGCCGTCTACCTCGTGGTCGCCCTCGTCGCGCCGGAGAAGTTCTGA
- the kdpA gene encoding potassium-transporting ATPase subunit KdpA yields MGAGSGAEIWFGVLQAAVLIVALVLLYRPLGDYMAHVFSTPRDLRVERGVYRVIGVDSASEQTWRAYARSVIAFSVVGLLLVYGLQRLQAFLPESLGLPAVPEGLAFNTAASFVANTNWQSYSPEQTMGYTVQLAGLTVQNFVSAAVGLAVAVALIRGFARRGSTTIGNFWVDLIRALGRILLPLALIGAVALLAGGVIQNFAGFTDVTTVSGGTQTIPGGPVASQEAIKLLGTNGGGFFNANSAHPFENPTGFTNLLQILLILVIPFALPRTFGRMLGDNRQGYAIAAVMGTIFLVSTFALSALELAGRGTAPELAGSAMEGKEVRFGILSSALFGSASTLTSTGAVNSMHDSYTALGGMMPMLNMMLGEVAPGGVGSGLYGMLVLAVIAVFVGGLLVGRTPEYLGKRIGPREIKLASLYILVTPTLVLLGTALSFAVPGIRADVESTSILNPGVHGMSEVLYAFTSASNNNGSAFAGLTANTPWFNTALGVAMLLGRFIPIVLVLALAGSFAAQQRVPETTGTLPTHRPQFVGLLTAVTVIITALTYFPVLALGPLAEGLA; encoded by the coding sequence ATGGGCGCGGGATCCGGCGCCGAGATCTGGTTCGGCGTCCTCCAGGCGGCCGTGCTGATCGTCGCGCTCGTGCTGCTCTATCGCCCCCTCGGCGACTACATGGCGCACGTGTTCAGCACGCCGCGCGACCTCCGCGTCGAGCGCGGCGTGTATCGCGTGATCGGTGTGGACTCGGCATCCGAGCAGACCTGGCGCGCCTACGCACGCAGCGTGATCGCGTTCTCCGTCGTCGGTCTGCTGCTCGTGTACGGGCTGCAGCGTCTGCAGGCGTTCCTCCCCGAATCGCTCGGCCTGCCCGCCGTACCGGAGGGGCTCGCCTTCAACACCGCCGCGTCGTTCGTCGCCAACACGAACTGGCAGTCGTACTCGCCCGAGCAGACCATGGGCTACACCGTGCAGCTCGCGGGTCTCACGGTGCAGAACTTCGTGTCGGCGGCGGTGGGTCTCGCGGTGGCCGTCGCGCTCATCCGCGGGTTCGCCCGCCGCGGCTCGACGACGATCGGCAACTTCTGGGTCGATCTGATCCGCGCCCTCGGGCGCATCCTCCTCCCCCTCGCCCTGATCGGCGCGGTCGCGCTCCTCGCGGGCGGGGTGATCCAGAACTTCGCCGGCTTCACCGACGTGACGACCGTTTCCGGCGGCACGCAGACGATCCCCGGCGGACCGGTCGCGTCACAGGAGGCCATCAAGCTGCTCGGAACCAACGGCGGCGGATTCTTCAACGCGAACTCCGCGCACCCGTTCGAGAACCCCACCGGCTTCACGAACCTCCTGCAGATCCTGCTCATTCTCGTGATCCCGTTCGCGCTCCCGCGCACCTTCGGACGGATGCTCGGCGACAACCGGCAGGGCTACGCGATCGCCGCCGTCATGGGCACGATCTTCCTCGTCTCGACGTTCGCCCTCTCGGCGCTCGAGCTCGCCGGCCGCGGCACGGCCCCCGAGCTCGCCGGATCGGCGATGGAGGGCAAGGAGGTGCGCTTCGGCATCCTCAGCTCCGCCCTGTTCGGCAGCGCCAGCACTCTCACCTCGACCGGTGCGGTGAACTCCATGCACGACTCGTACACCGCGCTCGGCGGCATGATGCCGATGCTCAACATGATGCTCGGCGAGGTCGCCCCCGGCGGGGTGGGATCGGGCTTGTACGGGATGCTGGTGCTCGCCGTGATCGCGGTGTTCGTCGGCGGACTCCTCGTCGGCCGCACCCCCGAGTACCTCGGCAAGCGGATCGGTCCGCGCGAGATCAAGCTCGCGAGCCTCTACATCCTCGTGACGCCGACGCTCGTGCTGCTCGGCACCGCGCTGAGCTTCGCCGTGCCCGGGATCCGCGCCGACGTCGAGTCGACCAGCATCCTGAACCCCGGCGTCCACGGCATGAGCGAAGTCCTCTACGCCTTCACGTCGGCGTCGAACAACAACGGCTCCGCGTTCGCCGGTCTCACCGCGAACACGCCCTGGTTCAACACCGCCCTCGGCGTCGCCATGCTGCTCGGCCGGTTCATCCCGATCGTGCTCGTGCTCGCCCTCGCCGGGTCGTTCGCCGCCCAGCAGCGCGTGCCCGAGACGACCGGCACGCTGCCCACCCACCGGCCCCAGTTCGTCGGACTCCTCACCGCCGTGACGGTCATCATCACGGCACTCACCTACTTCCCCGTGCTCGCACTCGGACCGCTCGCCGAAGGACTCGCCTGA
- the kdpB gene encoding potassium-transporting ATPase subunit KdpB, with translation MDSHVSSRSARSTTEGDAARSTTEGDAGAAAAPPAPRSFGWAQLTQALPGALRKLNPASLLRNPVMLLVWVGAAFTTVLAIAEPFLGGPAASGGTPVPAPFTWGIAIWLWLTVLFANVAESVAEGRGKAQAATLRKTRTSTMARRVIRYDATTDATAERSETVDVSSAELQRDDIVIVAAGDLIPGDGDIVAGIATVDESAITGESAPVIRESGGDRSAVTGGTRVLSDRIVVRITSKPGETFVDRMIALVEGASRQRTPNEIALNILLASLSIVFVVVVLALNPIASYAASPVSIPVLIALLVCLIPTTIGALLSAIGIAGMDRLVQRNVLAMSGRAVEAAGDVTTLLLDKTGTITYGNRRAHEVLPLSGIDAEELLRVAALSSLADPTPEGASIVDLAASRGIRVEQPADAVVVPFTAQTRMSGLDLADGTQIRKGAGSAVAAWLGLDADAELAALTDGVASSGGTPLVVAVRAAPGDRILGVVHLKDIVKDGLRERFDELRSMGIRTVMITGDNPLTAAAIAKEAGVDDFLAEATPEQKLELIKREQEGGRLVAMTGDGTNDAPALAQADVGVAMNTGTSAAKEAGNMVDLDSDPTKLIDIVRIGKQLLITRGALTTFSLANDIAKYFAIIPAMFMGVFPGLAALNIMQLHSPASAVTSAIIFNAIVIVFLIPLALRGVKYTPASASQILQRNLLVYGLGGVIAPFIGIKLIDLVVSLIPGF, from the coding sequence ATGGATTCGCACGTTTCGTCTCGCTCCGCTCGCTCGACGACCGAGGGGGATGCCGCTCGCTCGACGACCGAGGGGGATGCCGGCGCAGCCGCCGCACCGCCCGCACCCCGCTCGTTCGGGTGGGCGCAGCTCACGCAGGCCCTCCCCGGTGCGCTGCGCAAGCTCAACCCGGCCTCACTGCTGCGCAACCCCGTCATGCTGCTCGTGTGGGTCGGCGCGGCGTTCACGACCGTCCTCGCGATCGCCGAGCCGTTCCTCGGCGGACCCGCCGCCTCCGGCGGCACCCCCGTGCCCGCTCCGTTCACCTGGGGCATCGCGATCTGGCTCTGGCTGACCGTGCTGTTCGCCAACGTCGCGGAATCGGTCGCCGAAGGCCGCGGCAAGGCGCAGGCCGCCACCCTGCGCAAGACCCGCACGAGCACCATGGCCCGGCGGGTCATACGGTACGACGCGACGACGGATGCCACGGCGGAGCGCTCCGAGACCGTCGACGTGTCGTCGGCTGAGCTGCAGCGCGACGACATCGTGATCGTCGCGGCGGGCGACCTGATCCCCGGCGACGGCGACATCGTGGCCGGCATCGCGACGGTCGACGAATCGGCCATCACGGGCGAGAGCGCGCCGGTGATCCGCGAGTCGGGCGGCGACCGCAGCGCCGTCACCGGCGGCACCCGCGTGCTGTCGGACCGCATCGTCGTGCGCATCACGTCGAAGCCCGGCGAGACGTTCGTCGACCGCATGATCGCGCTCGTCGAAGGTGCGAGCCGTCAGCGCACCCCGAACGAGATCGCCCTCAACATCCTCCTCGCGAGCCTCTCGATCGTGTTCGTGGTGGTGGTGCTGGCGTTGAACCCGATCGCGTCGTACGCGGCATCTCCCGTCAGCATCCCCGTCCTGATCGCTCTTCTCGTCTGCCTCATCCCGACCACGATCGGCGCGCTGCTGTCGGCCATCGGCATCGCCGGCATGGACCGCCTCGTGCAGCGCAACGTGCTCGCCATGTCGGGCCGCGCGGTCGAGGCCGCGGGCGACGTCACCACGCTCCTGCTCGACAAGACCGGCACGATCACCTACGGCAACCGGCGCGCCCACGAGGTGCTGCCCCTGTCGGGGATCGACGCCGAGGAGCTGCTGCGCGTCGCCGCCCTCTCCTCCCTCGCCGACCCCACCCCGGAGGGGGCGTCGATCGTCGATCTGGCGGCGAGCCGCGGCATCCGTGTCGAACAGCCGGCGGATGCCGTCGTCGTGCCGTTCACCGCCCAGACCCGCATGTCGGGACTCGACCTCGCCGACGGCACGCAGATCCGCAAGGGCGCCGGCTCCGCCGTCGCCGCCTGGCTCGGACTGGACGCGGATGCCGAACTCGCCGCCCTCACCGACGGCGTGGCCTCGAGCGGCGGCACCCCGCTGGTCGTCGCCGTCCGCGCGGCGCCCGGCGACCGCATCCTCGGGGTCGTGCACCTCAAGGACATCGTCAAGGACGGCCTGCGAGAGCGGTTCGACGAGCTGCGCAGCATGGGCATCCGCACGGTCATGATCACGGGTGACAACCCGCTCACGGCCGCCGCGATCGCGAAGGAGGCCGGCGTCGACGACTTCCTCGCCGAGGCGACACCCGAGCAGAAGCTCGAGCTCATCAAGCGCGAGCAGGAGGGCGGCCGCCTCGTCGCGATGACCGGCGACGGCACGAACGATGCCCCGGCGCTGGCTCAGGCCGACGTCGGCGTGGCGATGAACACGGGCACCTCAGCCGCGAAGGAGGCCGGCAACATGGTCGACCTCGACTCCGACCCGACGAAGCTCATCGACATCGTGCGCATCGGCAAGCAGCTGCTCATCACGCGCGGCGCGCTGACGACGTTCTCCCTCGCGAACGACATCGCCAAGTACTTCGCCATCATCCCGGCGATGTTCATGGGCGTCTTCCCCGGACTCGCGGCGCTGAACATCATGCAGCTGCACTCCCCGGCATCCGCGGTGACGAGCGCGATCATCTTCAACGCGATCGTGATCGTGTTCCTCATCCCGCTCGCGCTCCGCGGTGTGAAGTACACCCCGGCGAGCGCCTCGCAGATACTGCAGCGCAACCTGCTCGTCTACGGCCTCGGCGGTGTGATCGCCCCGTTCATCGGCATCAAGCTGATCGACCTCGTCGTCAGTCTGATCCCCGGGTTCTGA
- the kdpC gene encoding potassium-transporting ATPase subunit KdpC: protein MSTRSTLRTTGVAVRAMVVLTLVLGVAYTLVVTGIGQLLLPFQANGSPLPDDKGSALIGQSFTDADGEALPEYFQSRPSAAGDGYDGTSSSGSNLGPENTDLVASIEERRAAIAEREGVSEDAVPADAVTASGSGLDPHISVAYALLQVPRVAAARDLPEQEVRDLVESRIQGRDLGFLGEERINTAELNLALDEREGE, encoded by the coding sequence ATGTCCACCCGCTCCACCCTTCGCACCACCGGCGTCGCCGTGCGCGCCATGGTCGTCCTCACGCTCGTGCTCGGCGTCGCGTACACGCTCGTCGTGACCGGCATCGGCCAGCTCCTGCTGCCGTTCCAGGCGAACGGGTCGCCGCTGCCCGATGACAAGGGCAGCGCGCTGATCGGGCAGTCGTTCACGGATGCCGACGGCGAGGCGCTCCCGGAGTACTTCCAGTCCCGTCCGTCCGCCGCCGGCGACGGATACGACGGCACGAGCTCGAGCGGCAGCAACCTCGGACCCGAGAACACCGACCTCGTCGCATCGATCGAGGAGCGTCGCGCGGCGATCGCAGAGCGCGAGGGCGTGAGCGAGGATGCCGTGCCGGCCGACGCCGTGACGGCATCCGGTTCGGGTCTCGACCCGCACATCAGCGTCGCCTACGCGCTGCTCCAGGTGCCGCGCGTCGCGGCGGCGCGCGACCTGCCCGAGCAGGAGGTGCGCGACCTCGTGGAGTCTAGGATTCAAGGGCGGGATCTGGGATTCCTCGGCGAGGAGCGCATCAACACGGCCGAACTCAATCTCGCGCTCGATGAGCGGGAGGGCGAATGA
- a CDS encoding ATP-binding protein yields the protein MTASGKRGRLRVLLGAAPGVGKTFEMLAEGRRLLDEGRDVVIAIVETHDRAATAAQTVGIPEIPRRTELHRGVPLTEMDLDAVLARHPEIALVDELAHTNTPGSANAKRWQDVEVLLDAGIDVVTTVNVQHIDSLNAVVEKITGVAQQETIPDAVVRAADEIEVVDLAPQSLRDRLSAGLVYPAERIDAALSNYFRLGNLTALRELALLWLADEVDSALRSYRADHGIEGTWQARERVVVALTGGPEGETLLRRGARIAARSAGGELLAVHVAAQDGLRDETPGALAAQRSLVESLGGSFHQIIGDDIPATLVEFAQGADATQLVIGVSRRGRLAAALTGPGIGSEVIRRSGDIDVHIVTHAAAGNRVRLPRITGGALGWRRQVLGFAVALVFGPLLSWVMFTFRSPESITAEVLAYQLLVVVVALVGGVRPAVFAAVLSGVTLDFLFVAPLFTITIAHPLHVLALALYVVIAVLVSIIVDQAARRARTAQRAAAEAELLAAVAGNVLRGDNALIALVSRTREAFGLAGVRLLTPDGEVLASDGEPVPDGRVTTVAVDGASPAILELSGEPLDTPARRLLDAIVAQLAAAIEHTDLRATAREAAALAETDQVRTALLSAVSHDLRRPLASAVAAIGGLRGAHGLSASDREELLATADESLATLSSLVTDLLDVSRVQAGVLAVSTMRLDVAGPVLAAVDELALGPADVELALDADLPAVSADPVLLQRVLVNVIANAHRHAPDDSRVIVSTSAIGDHAEIRVIDRGAGVPAEKRDQIFQPFQRLGDTDNTTGLGLGLALSRGFAEGMGGSLTPEDTPGGGLTMVISLPLAGADTEGAE from the coding sequence ATGACGGCATCCGGCAAGCGGGGTCGGCTCCGCGTGCTGCTCGGCGCCGCACCCGGCGTCGGCAAGACGTTCGAGATGCTGGCCGAGGGGCGGCGCCTTCTCGACGAGGGCCGCGACGTCGTGATCGCGATCGTCGAGACGCACGACCGAGCCGCGACGGCCGCGCAGACCGTCGGCATCCCGGAGATCCCGCGCCGCACCGAGCTGCACCGCGGAGTGCCGCTCACGGAGATGGATCTGGATGCGGTGCTCGCACGGCATCCGGAGATCGCGCTCGTCGACGAGCTCGCGCACACGAACACCCCCGGCTCGGCGAACGCGAAGCGGTGGCAGGACGTGGAGGTGCTGCTCGATGCCGGGATCGACGTCGTCACGACCGTGAACGTGCAGCACATCGACTCGCTGAACGCCGTCGTCGAGAAGATCACCGGCGTCGCTCAGCAGGAGACGATCCCGGATGCCGTGGTGCGCGCGGCCGACGAGATCGAGGTCGTCGACCTGGCGCCCCAGTCGCTCCGAGACCGCCTCTCGGCGGGACTCGTGTATCCGGCGGAGCGCATCGACGCCGCGCTGTCGAACTACTTCCGTCTCGGCAACCTCACCGCACTGCGCGAGCTCGCGCTGCTGTGGCTCGCCGACGAGGTCGACTCGGCGCTGCGCAGCTACCGGGCCGATCACGGCATCGAGGGCACGTGGCAGGCGCGCGAGCGCGTGGTCGTGGCCCTCACCGGCGGCCCGGAGGGCGAGACCCTGCTGCGCCGCGGCGCCCGCATCGCCGCGAGGTCGGCCGGCGGCGAACTGCTCGCCGTGCACGTCGCTGCCCAGGACGGACTCCGCGACGAGACCCCCGGCGCCCTGGCCGCGCAGCGGTCGCTGGTCGAATCGCTCGGGGGCAGCTTCCATCAGATCATCGGCGACGACATCCCCGCCACGCTCGTCGAGTTCGCGCAGGGTGCCGATGCGACGCAGCTGGTGATCGGCGTCAGCCGGCGCGGACGGCTCGCGGCAGCACTGACGGGACCGGGCATCGGCTCGGAGGTCATCCGGCGCTCCGGCGACATCGACGTGCACATCGTCACGCACGCCGCGGCCGGCAACCGCGTGCGGCTCCCCCGCATCACGGGCGGCGCCCTGGGCTGGCGGCGGCAGGTCCTGGGCTTCGCGGTCGCGCTCGTGTTCGGGCCGCTGCTGTCGTGGGTCATGTTCACGTTCCGCAGCCCGGAGTCGATCACGGCCGAGGTGCTCGCCTATCAGCTGCTCGTCGTCGTGGTCGCTCTCGTCGGCGGTGTGCGGCCCGCGGTCTTCGCGGCCGTGCTGTCGGGGGTCACCCTCGACTTCCTGTTCGTGGCGCCCCTCTTCACGATCACGATCGCCCACCCGCTGCATGTGCTGGCGCTCGCCCTGTACGTCGTGATCGCGGTGCTCGTGAGCATCATCGTCGACCAGGCCGCCCGGCGCGCCCGCACCGCACAGCGCGCCGCCGCCGAGGCGGAGCTGCTCGCCGCGGTCGCCGGCAACGTGCTCCGCGGCGACAACGCCCTGATCGCGCTCGTCAGCCGCACCCGCGAGGCGTTCGGCCTCGCCGGGGTGCGCCTGCTCACCCCCGACGGGGAGGTGCTGGCGAGCGACGGCGAACCCGTACCAGACGGCCGCGTCACGACGGTCGCCGTCGACGGAGCGTCGCCCGCGATCCTCGAGCTCAGCGGCGAACCCCTCGACACCCCGGCCCGCCGGCTGCTCGACGCGATCGTCGCGCAGCTCGCCGCCGCGATCGAGCACACCGACCTGCGCGCCACCGCCCGCGAGGCGGCCGCCCTCGCCGAGACCGACCAGGTGCGCACGGCTCTGCTGTCGGCGGTGAGCCACGACCTGCGGCGCCCTCTCGCATCGGCGGTCGCCGCGATCGGCGGACTCCGCGGGGCGCACGGCCTCTCGGCATCCGATCGGGAGGAGCTGCTGGCGACCGCCGACGAGAGCCTGGCGACCCTGTCGTCGCTGGTGACCGACCTGCTCGACGTGAGCCGGGTGCAGGCCGGCGTGCTCGCCGTCTCGACCATGCGGCTCGACGTCGCCGGGCCCGTGCTCGCCGCGGTCGACGAGCTCGCACTCGGTCCCGCCGACGTCGAGCTCGCCCTCGACGCCGACCTGCCCGCGGTGTCCGCCGACCCCGTGCTGCTGCAGCGAGTGCTCGTGAACGTGATCGCCAACGCGCACCGGCACGCGCCCGACGACAGCCGCGTCATCGTGTCGACGAGCGCGATCGGCGATCACGCGGAGATCCGCGTGATCGATCGCGGCGCCGGGGTTCCCGCCGAGAAGCGCGACCAGATCTTCCAGCCGTTCCAGCGGCTCGGAGACACCGACAACACCACCGGGCTCGGACTCGGTCTCGCCCTGTCGCGCGGGTTCGCCGAGGGCATGGGCGGTAGCCTGACACCCGAGGACACCCCCGGCGGTGGGCTCACCATGGTCATCTCGCTGCCGCTCGCCGGCGCCGACACGGAGGGGGCGGAGTGA